A single window of Nicotiana sylvestris chromosome 5, ASM39365v2, whole genome shotgun sequence DNA harbors:
- the LOC104227819 gene encoding uncharacterized protein isoform X2: protein MGDSSASYIYMVHHLIEKCLIFHMTKEECMEALSKHANIKPVITATVWNELEKENREFFETYAQSHNKDFITEEETSAMIQKMILDNDHTKNSD from the exons ATGGGTGATTCCTCTGCTTCATACATATACATG GTACATCACCTAATAGAGAAGTGCTTAATATTCCACATGACCAAAGAGGAGTGCATGGAGGCCCTTTCCAAGCATGCAAATATCAAACCTGTCATTACTGCTACTG TGTGGAATGAGTTAGAGAAGGAGAATAGGGAGTTCTTTGAGACATATGCTCAATCACATAACAAAGATTTCATTACAGAGGAAGAGACAAGTGCAATGATTCAGAAAATGATATTGGACAATGATCATACAAAAAATTCAGACTAA
- the LOC104227819 gene encoding uncharacterized protein isoform X1, which translates to MGDSSASYIYMVHHLIEKCLIFHMTKEECMEALSKHANIKPVITATGLCLWNELEKENREFFETYAQSHNKDFITEEETSAMIQKMILDNDHTKNSD; encoded by the exons ATGGGTGATTCCTCTGCTTCATACATATACATG GTACATCACCTAATAGAGAAGTGCTTAATATTCCACATGACCAAAGAGGAGTGCATGGAGGCCCTTTCCAAGCATGCAAATATCAAACCTGTCATTACTGCTACTGGTTTGTGCT TGTGGAATGAGTTAGAGAAGGAGAATAGGGAGTTCTTTGAGACATATGCTCAATCACATAACAAAGATTTCATTACAGAGGAAGAGACAAGTGCAATGATTCAGAAAATGATATTGGACAATGATCATACAAAAAATTCAGACTAA